The region AAATGCAGCTGGggccgtctgtgtgtgtgtgtgtgtttgtgtgtgtgaaacgtGGGTAAGACGGTGTGCCTTTTTTTGCCTGCTGCCTCTCACGTTTCCATAGTGGGGCAGAAAAAGACTACAGGCTAAAAGCATCTGTAACTGACATTCTCCCCCTCTTATCATTGACATGAaagagcaaaacatgctaacttcAGCTGAGACGAAAGAAAAactgctgcaatttttttttctctttttttcctcttctcctAAACGAGCATAGGGGACACTAAAGTCAtgtttttattcaccaaggatttGATATTATATCTAGAGATATATCAGACATGTAAACATGAACTTAAAactattaatcaataaataaatacagtaaaaaaaatagagaTATATCAGACATGTAAACATGAACTTAAAactattaatcaataaataaatacagtaaaaaaaatacaaaacaaaacaaagctgacAAAGCATGatggaaattaactttttttcttatgtggacAGTATCTGCCACctcaacatttttatattttttcctgtttaaatatGCTCTGAAATATGTGCTTTGAGAGAAAGAGCTTGCCCCTGAAGTTTCCCGGatcactgtttttcttttttctttgatcAGCCAACACTAtctggctctttttttttaactaggtCAGATGACCTGGAAATCACGTTAGACTCTTCAAGATGTAGAGACACAaggaatgagaaagagagagtcttATCAGACACTGTCCAGTGTTGTAGAGAGGATCAGAGTGGAGTCATCAGATCAAAGAGGAGTGGCTCCACACTACCGTGCTTCTCTCATCTTCTCGTTCAGTCTGCTCACCAAGACGAAAGCTCTTTTGGTCTCCAGATAATACGgaatgttttcaaaaaaagagATAAAGGGGGAGAAAAGAGACCAAAAGCTTTTGTTGGAGCTTATTTAAACGGTTCTATTCAGTTCTGCTAAGTGTATCATTAGGTTTAAGAACACTCTTTGGCACATTAATGTTAGAAGAATCCAAGAAATTGTAGCACTTGCTGAGATGTCAGTGATTTAGAGCCAGCCTTTTACCTTTAAAACAACtcaaaggaaggaaagaaagtaaaaaaaataaaaaaaaataaaataagaaaataagaagaTAGAAAAAAAACCTCATAAAAAGGATCGATCTGGAACTGTTTATGTTAAGATTTGGTTAGTGATTTAATAAactataatttgtttaattaagaattaaaactattaattcaATATTAAGGAAAATAATAAGGCttaatcaaattttcattttgtgaatgGATGTAATATCAGCTAACTAAGTAAATATGTCATGTTGAAAATGCTAtaatttcttgtaaaataaaaacgGAAAAGTTAAATAAGACAGATATCACTTTATTTTCAAGATATTGTGTATTTGCATTAATGCATATGCTCAGTTTGTCAGTTGCTTTTTTTCACAGTTGAGCAAATAACTGTTTCTTGACTCTGCATATTAGCAAATATGTAACcctccaaaaaatatatataaatactcttAACACGTATATTTTTgcagaatatggaaataaattcaCTGCTTCCACATGCCAAACACAGAACAATGAACTTTAAAATAGCAATTGCTTCTTTCCGTCAGACAGTAAAAATTGTATCTATCTAATAAAGACTACCTTGAAATTAACTGTATACTTTTAACTTGCCTAAACACTTCTTTAAAATACAAGATAAAAACGTTGGTAAATccaataataacagtaattaacagattaaattattaatatgctTAATGCTTGGAATCTTGCAAATTAATTAAAGCTTGTAACAACTAACTTAAGTAAATGATTGTTGAAAGGGTtagatgcaccaaaatattgcaaacatatttttatctttaatttatcttattgcttctaataagaaatgtttattagaaTTCTAACTAAATATTGCAATGATGTGTTTTACTGCTATATTCATTTCTGTGAACGGTTCAGGAGTGTCATTCAGTCCAGTTAGCACTGTGATCTGCCAAACACTGATCAAGAATGGCTAAAAGTGTATTAACTTcgattaattattttactatatgAATATTTAGTGCTGAAATGTAGGAGCAAATATtcacaatttcttaaaaaattttaattagacCAAAAACATAAGACCAAAACATGATTCATTTAGCGTAGCATTCTACAATGAACTTATTTAACTAGCCTCATTTCTTTACCATTACAGAAGAAAAgtcatatatgaaaaaaattaaaccctATGGCTGAAGAATCCCATAGCAAATACCTAACTTCTTTTATTCCAATATAAAcgtctttttttttacttatatgaaAACGAAATAATACCAATTACATATCTGTATAATATTAAAAGTCATCTCCTTGCGTGTGATTTCGTGATGTTTCACTTGGTTTAGGAGCAAAGCAATGtttgtgtaattaaataaaacaccgtGAAGTTTCTTTACCGAAAGAGCATTCGCTCAGCGTGCCTCTAGCAAACGGTGTTTCACTCAAGCGAAAAATAAAACACCCCGCGGGCTCTCAGAAGGGCTTAACAACACAAACCCTTGACATTCGTTTTTCTCACTGTAAAAACACACTCACTCGCGACGGATCAATACTTTGAATGGCCTCATTTAGCGCAACGCATCCTACACCACGCAGCGCTATATCTGCAGACTTTCTCCTAAGCCTGTCGTTAAGACAACTGTGATGAGAGCTGAGCTCATACAACATGAAGTCTGGCTTGATAAGAGACTTCAATTACCACGCCAAACAATCTCTCCTctctaaattattcattttaacacGCTACGCTGCCGATGGGATGCTGCTCAGATTCACATAACTCATGTGAGAATAGAGCAACGATGGAACAAAATGgaaacaacatttttaacaatttaagaaAGTTGTTTTAATGAAAGCAATGAATGCAGAGAGCAAACGGAAAGCAAATGCGTTAATATCTTTAAAGTTAAGCAAATAAAGAGTAGAGAAATATACGCCCGCGCGCACACAGTGGAGAAAGTACATgcatcaaaacaaaaactaacgaagtaaataaatacatgtttcttTGAGACATATGAAAGTACGAATCCAGCTTTCTGGAAAAACAAATGACAGcccaactttatttttttcctctttttattattttctttcctttctgttttttttacgTTCTTTTATTTTCCTTACATTAAGTGCATGAATAAGTTAAATCCTGAACATATTCTGTAAATAACACACGTGCAGGATCACTGGAGCACTGTCATCTAATTACAATATCACAATGACACATCAGTCTCTAAAACGTTTCATTATGCTCTTGATTTTTGTGACTATGGACGATAcgataattttcaaataaaactcTATAAGCATTGTCCTTTATAAGACCCTTGATTGTAAATACGAACAGGATAGAGAATTAGAAAACCGTTCAACTAATCTGCATCGGTATGTTTTAGGCATCATCTCAATATTACAGAAGCTACAACTCCACTACCATGCGaccatgagcacacacacacacacacacacacacacacacacacacacacacacacacacttatttgaTCGATTTGAAGCAGTATCCAGATTTTTGAGCATAGGACAAATGCAACACTAGCAGTGCGCGGTCAATAACTTTACAGCGGCAAAAACTAAATACCTTTTTAACAAAATTAGCAGACAGTTCTTAAAGACCAAAGCTTAATTctgtgcaaacaaaaatatgtaaGTAAAATCGCACCTAAAAAATAAGCATTCAAAATTCAGTATTATTTTCACCGTTTCCTACTTTACGACCAAACGTGCATACAGCGAAATAACAAACACCCAAAATGTCAAATCGTTGTAATGTAGGCTAAAGAAAGTAAAAGCTTATAGCTGAAATATGTGCTCTTAATGCCGTCTGTATAGCCTAACCTGAAGGCGCCGCGGCTCGAGCGCTGGATGTGCAGGAGGAGAGCGTCTCTCCAGCGCACCGAGGCTGCGATTGGCCAACTGCACTGACAGCTAGTCCGCTGATTGGCCAGAAAGATATGCCCGTCCCCTTTCCACTCCAGCTAGAGGACCATTCATAAACTAAACAATTCCAACACTCACGGCTGAGTCTGGACAACTGCACACTGGCGCACAGTTTTCACGCGCAAATACAAGTGAGAGAGATGACATGACGCGCGGAGATTTATCCTGCAGCTGATACTGGCTCGGAGAACAATTTAAACCCTTTAAACCTTTTCAAGTCGAGTTGGAAAAGTCGCACTGCGTTGCATCCATCCGTTTCCTGGTCCAAACTTGACGTCTATCCGCTGTGGGCGCAAACTTCAtcacctcattttttttttcactttgctgGGAGTTGTGCCTCTGGCTTCACCGGTAAGCATTGGATCCATCGGCGTACTGCGAAACTCCGGTCTACGGTCCGGATCTGTGCCCCAATATGATTGCAACGCAAGCAAAGCTGGTTTACCAGCTCAATAAATATTACAACGAAAGATGCCAGGCGCGCAAAGCGGCCATCGCCAAGACCATACGAGAGGTGTGTAAGGTGGTGTCGGACGTGCTGAAGGAGGTGGAGGTCCAGGAGCCCCGTTTCATCAGCTCCCTGAGCGAGATAGACGCGCGCTACGAGGGCATGGAGGTCATCGCACCCAACGAGTTTGAGGTCGTGCTTTACCTGAACCAGATGGGAGTCTTCAACTTCGTGGATGACGGCTCTCTGCCGGGCTGCGCGGTGCTCAAACTCAGCGACGGCCGTAAGAGGAGCATGTCCTTGTGGGTGGAGTTCATCACCGCCTCCGGTTATCTGTCGGCGCGAAAGATCCGCTCCCGCTTCCAGACGCTAGTGGCCCAGGCCGTGGATAAATGCAGCTACCGGGACGTGGTTAAGATGGTGGCGGACACGAGCGAAGTGAAACTGCGCATTCGGGAGAGATACGTGGTGCAGATCACCCCGGCCTTCAAGTGCACGGGCATCTGGCCTAGAAGTGCTGCTCAGTGGCCCATGCCTCACATCCCGTGGCCCGGGCCGAACCGGGTGGCGGAGGTGAAAGCGGAGGGTTTCAACCTCCTCTCCAAAGAGTGCTACTCGTTAACGGGAAAACAGAGCTCGGCGGAAA is a window of Cyprinus carpio isolate SPL01 chromosome B1, ASM1834038v1, whole genome shotgun sequence DNA encoding:
- the LOC109062115 gene encoding protein mab-21-like 2 encodes the protein MIATQAKLVYQLNKYYNERCQARKAAIAKTIREVCKVVSDVLKEVEVQEPRFISSLSEIDARYEGMEVIAPNEFEVVLYLNQMGVFNFVDDGSLPGCAVLKLSDGRKRSMSLWVEFITASGYLSARKIRSRFQTLVAQAVDKCSYRDVVKMVADTSEVKLRIRERYVVQITPAFKCTGIWPRSAAQWPMPHIPWPGPNRVAEVKAEGFNLLSKECYSLTGKQSSAESDAWVLQFGEAENRLLMSGCRKKCLSILKTLRDRHLELPGQPLNNYHMKTLLLYECEKHPRETDWDESCLGDRLNGILLQLISCLQCRRCPHYFLPNLDLFQGKPHSALETAAKQTWRLAREILTNAKSLDKL